Part of the Ignavibacterium album JCM 16511 genome, GTGGCACAGAATAAAGGAGGCAGTCATTACTCAGAAGGTAAAAGATCTTCCGTTAGATGATCGTCCTCGTGAAAAATTAATCTTAAGAGGACCACAAAGTCTTTCAGATGCGGAGCTGATTGCAATTTTGCTTCGTACCGGAATGAAAGGGAAATCCGTTTTAGCTATTGCTCAGGAAATGATAAATAAAGAAGGGAACCTTGCAGTATTGTCATCCAAATCACACGCTGCTTTAATTAAAACGAATGGAATCGGCAAAGACAAAGCAGCAACACTTGTAGCGGCATTTGAACTTGCCAAGAGAATTTTACATCAGCAAAAATGGTTGTTCGATAAAAAAATTACTTCACCGGCTGATGTTGCGGAAATCTACATCCCATTGCTAAAGAATGAAGTGAAGGAACAGTTTTGGGTCTTATGCCTGAATAATTCAAATAAGATAATCAGGCAGGAAGCTATTTCAATCGGAAATCTTAATTCAAGTGTAGTTCATCAAAGAGAAGTCTTTAAGGTTGCAATTGACAATAATGCAGCAAGTTTGATTTTGATGCACAATCATCCAAGTGGAAACCCGGAACCAAGTAACGAGGATATCGTCATAACCAAAAAATTGGTTGAAGCAGGCAAGATAATGGATATTCCCATTTTCGATCATATAATAATTGCAGGAAATAATTACACAAGTTTTGTCGAAAGAAGACTTATTTAATTGCTAAAAAATTATTAAATTGTAAGCAAGAATGATGAATTTCTTTTCAGAATTCCAATTTAAATAATAAATTTGCACAGGTACTTTAATCAATAAACAAACAAATACCGGAGGTAGTAATGAAAATGGTAAGTAAAATGAAATCAGTCGTTGTAATCGGCGGAATTGCTGCAATGACTGTGTTTCTGAGTGCTTGCGGCGGTCTTAGTGAAGCTCAGATCGCTGAACTAAATGCTTTAAAAAGTGAAGTTCAGTCTTTAGAGAATGAAGCTAATTCACTCAAAGAAGAAAGAGCAAGACTTGAAAAGCAGATCGAAGAACAGAACCGCAAACTTGCTGAATGCCAGAAACAAAAGGATGAAACAAGAGCTAATCTTGAAAAACTTCCTAAATAATTAATTAACAAAGATTTTTAAAATAGTATCGGAGGAATAGTAATGAAGAAATTAAATTTAATCGGCATTCTTTCCCTGTTGTTCATCTTCTCTGCAGCAAGTTTTGCTCAGGAGATGACTGAAGAACAGTGGGAAGCTGAAATGAGCAGACTTAAAGCTAAGAAGGATGCTCTTACTCAGGAAATTAATGCTTTAAGGTCAGACATCGATAACCTTAAAGCTATGAATCTTCAGAACTTTGAAGATTGTATTGATGAACTCTATCAGATGGTTGGCGCTAACAGAAATGATGTTGCTAATTTCAGACAAGCTGTTAATGAACTTGATGGAAAGATCAAGAGAAAAGAAGGTCCGAAAGCTGACAGACAAAAAGACCTTGATGCTTTAAAGAAAAACAGAATTAGTGCTTTACCAGAATTCTTCAATAAAGTTCATGTTGATATGCAGAGAGCATTAGACAACTGGGTTGAAGAACCAAAAGAAATTATGTACACCGTTGTTAAAGGTGATCACTTATGGGGAATTGCTAAAAAGAAAGAACATTATGGTAATGGTTTTGCCTGGCCTGTGATTTACAAAGCTAACAGAGATAAGATTAAGAATCCTGATTTAATTTATCCGAAACAGGTATTTAAGATTCCTAATCTTACTGAAGAAGAAAAAGCTAAATACGAAAAAATCAGAAAAAACTATAAACCAGCTCCGGTTCAATAGTTAACTTGTTTAATTTTTCTAAACATCAAAGCCCTTGTCTTTATTGATAAGGGCTTTTTGTATTTAAATGAATTATGACTGTAGTAGAAAAGAAAATTACTTTATCAAATGTAGATTTAGCTTCATTGCTTGGAATTAATGATGCTAATCTGAACTTACTTGAAGATAGATTTAATGCTTCAATAACGGTTCGCGGTGATGTCGTAAGCATTAAAGGCGTTCTCGAAGAAGTTGAATCCATCGAAAAAATCTTAAAAGAAATGATTTATGTTTTGAATACAAGTGGTAAACTTAATGCTAATGATGTTGAAACCATTCTTAATCTAACAGTTGAAGGTAAAGAAGTAGTTTCAGATAATGACTTCGAATCAATTATTCTCTATACTAAAAGTGATGTTGTAAAAGCTAAAACACCAGGACAGAAAAAGTACATTCAGATTGCACAAAAAAATGATATCTGCTTTGCAATTGGTCCTGCAGGAACAGGAAAAACTTATCTGGCAGTTGCCTTGGCAGTTTCTGCACTTAAAAAAGGATTGGTGAAAAAAATAATTCTTGCTCGTCCGGCTGTTGAAGCTGGTGAAAGTCTTGGATTTTTACCTGGTGATTTTCAGGAAAAAATAGATCCTTATCTCCGTCCTTTGTATGATGCATTGGATGAGATGCTTCCAACAGAAAAACTTCGGACTTATATTGAAAAGGGAATTGTGGAAATTGTACCGCTTGCTTATATGAGAGGTCGCACATTAAATAATGCTTATGTAATTCTTGATGAAGCACAGAATGCTACAGCCCTGCAGATGAAAATGTTTTTAACACGACTTGGTGCAAATTCGAAAGCTATCATTACCGGAGACATCACACAGATTGATTTACCATCTAAAACTAAAAGTGGCTTAATTCAGGCAAAAGAAATTTTGCAGGGAATAAGCGGCGTTGGCTTTGTATATTTTGATAAAGAAGATGTTGTGAGACACAAGCTTGTTAAAGATATTATTAACGCTTATGAGAAATATTCTAATGGAAATGGTGATTAAGTAAGTTTATTGTTTTTACTTTCGTTCCAGTATTTGTCCATTTCCTGCAAATTTGATTCCGTCACTGATTTGCCTTTCTCTTTCAATTTGCTCTCAATGAATTGAAATCTTTTGATGAATTTATTATTTGTGAATCTCAAAGCTTCCTCAGGATTTACTCCCAGAAATCTTGCATAATTCACCAATGCAAAAAACACATCACCAACTTCTTCTTCCAGTTTTTTTGAAAGTTTATCAGCTTCTTCTTTTGAAACTGAATTCTTCTTTTTTTCTTCAATATCATGCATCTCCTGAATTTCTTCAATTACTTTTTTCCAGACATCAGCTTTATCAGCCCAATCAAATCCGACCTTAGCGGCTTTTTCCTGTAAGCGATGCGCTCTTTGCAAAGCTGGTAAATAAGGTGGAACACCATCAAGAATTGATTCTCTGCCTTCCTCAAGTTTTATCTTTTCCCAATTTCTTTTTACTTCCTCTGAACCATTTACTTTGGTTTCGCCAAAAACATGTGGATGTCTTCGGATAAGTTTCTCTTTAATTGTTTCAATTACATCATCAATTGTGAAATGATTTTGTCCTTCTGCAATGACTGTATGAAATACAACATGTAGTAAAAGATCACCTAATTCTTTTTTCAACTCATCATAATCCTTTTTATCAATTGCTTCAACAACTTCGTAAGCTTCTTCGATAGTAGCTGATTTGATTGAATCATTTGTTTGTTCTCTGTCCCACGGACATTCAACTCTTAATCGTTTAACTATCTGAACTAATTCATTAAATTTGTTTTGCGTCATTAAATCTCCTTTTTTTATGACGAAAAATAGTTAAAAAATTTCAGTAATATTTTGGAGTCGAATATGATTGAAGAAAAAATTAAACAGCTTGGATTTGAATTACCTAAAGTTGTCAAACCGTTGGCAGCATATATTCCCGCAAAGAAAGTTGGAAATCTCGTAATGACTTCCGGACAAGTTCCAATCGTAAAAGGTGAAATGAAATTTGTTGGCAAAGTGGGGAAAGATTTATCGGAAGAAGATGGACAAAAAGCAGCGCAGGTTTGTGCATTAAACTGTCTTGCTGCCATCAAAAGTGTTATCGGTTCACTTGATGATATTGAAGAAGTAGTTAAACTTACAGTATTTGTGAACAGTGCCGATGGTTTTACAGCACAACCAAAAGTTGCTAATGGAGCATCGGAGCTTATTGGTAAAATTTTTGGCGATAATGGTTTGCATGTAAGAAGTGCAGTAGGAGTAAATGAACTTCCTTTGAATGCTGCTGTTGAGATTGAAATGATTGTGAGAGTAAAATAGCTTTTTGGAACTCTTTGACAACTCATTTAACACAAAAAGAAATTATGAAAAGGGATTTGATATTTTTAACCGGATTTATGGCTTCAGGCAAAAGTACAATTGGACCAATATTAGCAAACACAATTGGTTGGGACTTTTTAGATCTTGATAAAGTAATCGAGGAAAAAACAAATAAAAAAATAGTTGAGATATTTAAGGAATATGGCGAGGAATATTTTCGGAAACTTGAATCAGAAACTTTGAAGGAACTAACAAAACTTTCCAAATATGTTATCTCTCTTGGAGGCGGAACAATAGAAAACGAAGATAACCTAAACCAGATGAAGAAAAGTGGAATTCTGGTCTATCTTGAAACTTCACCAGAGGGAGCTTATCGCAGATTAAGATTTAAGCGTGACAGACCAGCATTACTTTTTGACGATAATGAACCAACAAAAGAAGAATTTCTTAAACGTATTAATACAATTCTTAACCGAAGGTTGAAATATTACAATCAGGCAGATCTGAAAATAAATACTGATAACAAACCTGTGGGAATTACTGTTGACATACTTGTAAAAATTCTCAGAAAGGATTTTCACATTGAAGAAAATTGAAGTTAAAACAGAGAGTAAGTCTTATGAAGTTTTAATCGGACAGAATGTTTTTTCTCAATTTGTCCAAGATTTTAATAAACCTGACTTCAAAATTTTAGTTGTTTGTGATAAAAATGTTTACAGGTTACATAGAACCAGAATTGATGATTTATTAAATTCAAAAGAAAATTTTTATTTCTATTCCTTTAATTCTACAGAGCGGAACAAAAATCTCAAAAATACTGAATTGATTTATAAGCATTTATTTAAGAATAATTTCTCGAGAAAAGATGCTATTGTTGCACTTGGTGGTGGAATAGTTGGCGATGTTGCCGGATTTGTTGCTGCAACTTATATGAGAGGAATTTCTTTTTATCAGGTTCCAACA contains:
- a CDS encoding shikimate kinase, which translates into the protein MKRDLIFLTGFMASGKSTIGPILANTIGWDFLDLDKVIEEKTNKKIVEIFKEYGEEYFRKLESETLKELTKLSKYVISLGGGTIENEDNLNQMKKSGILVYLETSPEGAYRRLRFKRDRPALLFDDNEPTKEEFLKRINTILNRRLKYYNQADLKINTDNKPVGITVDILVKILRKDFHIEEN
- a CDS encoding LysM peptidoglycan-binding domain-containing protein; this translates as MKKLNLIGILSLLFIFSAASFAQEMTEEQWEAEMSRLKAKKDALTQEINALRSDIDNLKAMNLQNFEDCIDELYQMVGANRNDVANFRQAVNELDGKIKRKEGPKADRQKDLDALKKNRISALPEFFNKVHVDMQRALDNWVEEPKEIMYTVVKGDHLWGIAKKKEHYGNGFAWPVIYKANRDKIKNPDLIYPKQVFKIPNLTEEEKAKYEKIRKNYKPAPVQ
- the mazG gene encoding nucleoside triphosphate pyrophosphohydrolase; amino-acid sequence: MTQNKFNELVQIVKRLRVECPWDREQTNDSIKSATIEEAYEVVEAIDKKDYDELKKELGDLLLHVVFHTVIAEGQNHFTIDDVIETIKEKLIRRHPHVFGETKVNGSEEVKRNWEKIKLEEGRESILDGVPPYLPALQRAHRLQEKAAKVGFDWADKADVWKKVIEEIQEMHDIEEKKKNSVSKEEADKLSKKLEEEVGDVFFALVNYARFLGVNPEEALRFTNNKFIKRFQFIESKLKEKGKSVTESNLQEMDKYWNESKNNKLT
- a CDS encoding RidA family protein; the encoded protein is MIEEKIKQLGFELPKVVKPLAAYIPAKKVGNLVMTSGQVPIVKGEMKFVGKVGKDLSEEDGQKAAQVCALNCLAAIKSVIGSLDDIEEVVKLTVFVNSADGFTAQPKVANGASELIGKIFGDNGLHVRSAVGVNELPLNAAVEIEMIVRVK
- the radC gene encoding RadC family protein, producing the protein MLRGPQSLSDAELIAILLRTGMKGKSVLAIAQEMINKEGNLAVLSSKSHAALIKTNGIGKDKAATLVAAFELAKRILHQQKWLFDKKITSPADVAEIYIPLLKNEVKEQFWVLCLNNSNKIIRQEAISIGNLNSSVVHQREVFKVAIDNNAASLILMHNHPSGNPEPSNEDIVITKKLVEAGKIMDIPIFDHIIIAGNNYTSFVERRLI
- a CDS encoding PhoH family protein, giving the protein MTVVEKKITLSNVDLASLLGINDANLNLLEDRFNASITVRGDVVSIKGVLEEVESIEKILKEMIYVLNTSGKLNANDVETILNLTVEGKEVVSDNDFESIILYTKSDVVKAKTPGQKKYIQIAQKNDICFAIGPAGTGKTYLAVALAVSALKKGLVKKIILARPAVEAGESLGFLPGDFQEKIDPYLRPLYDALDEMLPTEKLRTYIEKGIVEIVPLAYMRGRTLNNAYVILDEAQNATALQMKMFLTRLGANSKAIITGDITQIDLPSKTKSGLIQAKEILQGISGVGFVYFDKEDVVRHKLVKDIINAYEKYSNGNGD